In Methylobacterium aquaticum, the following are encoded in one genomic region:
- the pncB gene encoding nicotinate phosphoribosyltransferase yields MLDLATRVYNHTWKIDPIIRSVLDTDFYKLLMAQTIFRRHRDVSVTFGIQNRTSRVRLADLIDPGELREQLDHCRSLRLTRGESTWLRGNTFYGRRQMFSPDFMDWLENFRFPDYLLEKQDGQYVLTFHGPWIETTMWEVPALAILNELRSRGVLKGMGKFELQVLYARAMTRIWEKIERLKALPGLSIADFGTRRRHGFLWQDWCVEAMIEGLGNSFLGTSNCLIALRHDIEAVGTNAHELPMVYSALAEGDEDLARAPYLVLADWQRDYAGNLLVILPDTYGTTGFLERGPAWMADWTGIRIDSKDPIEGGEEAIRWWAKHGRNPREKLAIFSDGLDVDVIERIHRHFHGRLRIGYGWGTLLTNDFRGLAPDRRLDPISIVCKVISANGHPTVKLSDNPTKALGPDEEVERYKRVFGVGAQQVLPVLV; encoded by the coding sequence ATGCTCGATCTCGCGACCAGGGTCTACAACCACACCTGGAAGATCGACCCGATCATCCGCTCCGTGCTCGACACGGATTTCTACAAGCTCCTGATGGCGCAGACGATCTTCCGGCGCCACCGGGACGTCTCGGTCACCTTCGGCATCCAGAACCGCACCAGCCGGGTCCGGCTCGCCGACCTCATCGATCCCGGCGAATTGCGCGAGCAGCTCGACCATTGCCGGTCGCTGCGGCTGACGCGGGGCGAATCGACCTGGCTGCGCGGCAACACCTTCTACGGCCGGCGCCAGATGTTCTCGCCGGACTTCATGGACTGGCTCGAGAATTTCCGCTTCCCCGACTATCTCCTGGAGAAGCAGGACGGGCAATACGTGCTCACCTTCCACGGCCCGTGGATCGAGACCACGATGTGGGAGGTGCCCGCACTCGCCATCCTCAACGAGCTGCGCTCGCGGGGCGTGCTCAAGGGCATGGGCAAGTTCGAGCTCCAGGTGCTCTATGCCCGCGCGATGACGCGGATCTGGGAGAAGATCGAGCGGCTGAAAGCCCTGCCGGGCCTGTCGATCGCCGATTTCGGGACCCGGCGCCGCCACGGCTTCCTGTGGCAGGACTGGTGCGTCGAGGCGATGATCGAGGGGCTGGGCAACAGCTTCCTCGGCACCTCGAACTGCCTGATCGCGCTGCGCCACGACATCGAGGCGGTCGGCACCAACGCGCACGAACTGCCGATGGTCTATTCCGCCCTGGCCGAGGGCGACGAGGACCTGGCCCGCGCGCCCTACCTGGTGCTCGCCGACTGGCAGCGGGACTATGCCGGCAACCTCCTGGTGATCCTGCCCGACACCTACGGCACCACCGGCTTCCTGGAGCGCGGCCCGGCCTGGATGGCCGATTGGACCGGCATCCGCATCGATTCGAAGGATCCGATCGAGGGCGGCGAGGAGGCGATCCGCTGGTGGGCCAAGCACGGCCGCAACCCGCGGGAGAAGCTGGCGATCTTCTCGGACGGGCTCGACGTCGACGTGATCGAGCGGATCCACCGCCATTTCCACGGCCGCCTGCGCATCGGCTACGGCTGGGGCACGCTGCTCACCAACGATTTCCGCGGCCTGGCGCCGGACCGGCGCCTCGACCCGATCTCGATCGTCTGCAAGGTGATCTCCGCCAACGGCCATCCGACCGTGAAGCTCTCCGACAACCCCACCAAGGCCCTCGGGCCGGACGAGGAGGTCGAGCGCTACAAGCGGGTCTTCGGCGTCGGGGCGCAGCAGGTCTTGCCGGTGCTCGTATAG
- a CDS encoding pyridoxamine 5'-phosphate oxidase family protein: protein MHQGSHRDHEGAKKLFAMIKDVKIAMMTTADSDGQLRSRPMWNQDADEAGDLWFFVKQDAPVTNEIGRDNQVNLSYSDPSNQNYVSVSGKAEIVRDKAHIDAKWSESLKTWFPGGKDDPSIALIRVHPEKGEYWDSPNSTMLHLYGYVKAAVTGESPKTEKKAVDLGAR, encoded by the coding sequence ATGCACCAGGGCAGCCACCGCGACCACGAGGGCGCAAAGAAGCTCTTCGCGATGATCAAGGACGTGAAGATCGCGATGATGACCACAGCCGATTCCGACGGGCAGCTGCGCAGCCGCCCGATGTGGAACCAGGACGCGGACGAGGCCGGCGACCTGTGGTTCTTCGTCAAGCAGGACGCGCCCGTCACCAACGAGATCGGCCGCGACAACCAGGTCAACCTGTCCTATTCCGACCCGTCGAACCAGAACTACGTGTCCGTGTCGGGCAAGGCCGAGATCGTGCGCGACAAGGCCCATATCGACGCCAAGTGGAGCGAGAGCCTGAAGACCTGGTTCCCGGGCGGCAAGGACGACCCGTCGATCGCGCTGATCCGCGTCCACCCCGAGAAGGGCGAGTACTGGGACAGCCCGAACTCGACGATGCTGCACCTCTACGGCTACGTGAAGGCCGCGGTGACCGGCGAGTCGCCGAAGACCGAGAAGAAGGCGGTCGACCTCGGCGCCCGTTGA
- a CDS encoding Mrp/NBP35 family ATP-binding protein, giving the protein MAITRDDVLKALAGVTVDAAGTSLPASGRLSEIVIDPSGRVVFSIGIAPPEAKAFEPVRQAAEIAVLKVPGVKAALASLTAERGPGAGPTPRPAAPGPQGGAQGGPRPGPALPGVRHIVAVASGKGGVGKSTTACNLALALRAQGLKVGLLDADIYGPSVPKLFGLDRKPETINTPQGQRIVPLNGYGLPVMSIGFLISADTAMIWRGPMVQSALTQLLREVAWGELDVLIVDMPPGTGDAQLTLAQATPLAGAVIVSTPQDLALIDARRAVTMFRRVEVPILGVVENMATFVCPHCGGTSHIFGHGGARHEAETMGVPFLGEVPLNMTIRESSDAGRPVVAVDPDGPQAAAYRAIASALWANLSGGAGPRPAPRIVIE; this is encoded by the coding sequence GTGGCGATCACCCGGGACGACGTGCTGAAGGCGCTCGCGGGCGTGACGGTCGATGCGGCGGGGACCAGCCTGCCGGCCTCCGGCCGCCTGTCGGAGATCGTCATCGACCCCTCCGGCCGGGTCGTCTTCTCGATCGGCATCGCGCCGCCGGAGGCCAAGGCCTTCGAGCCGGTGCGCCAGGCGGCCGAGATCGCGGTGCTCAAGGTTCCCGGCGTCAAGGCGGCCCTGGCGAGCCTCACCGCCGAGCGCGGGCCCGGTGCCGGTCCCACCCCACGCCCTGCCGCGCCCGGGCCCCAAGGCGGTGCCCAGGGCGGCCCCCGTCCCGGCCCGGCCCTGCCGGGGGTGCGCCACATCGTGGCGGTGGCCTCGGGCAAGGGCGGCGTCGGCAAGTCGACCACCGCCTGCAACCTCGCCCTGGCGTTACGGGCGCAGGGGCTGAAGGTCGGCCTGCTCGATGCCGACATCTACGGCCCCTCGGTGCCGAAGCTGTTCGGCCTCGACCGCAAGCCGGAGACGATCAACACGCCGCAAGGGCAGCGCATCGTGCCGCTCAACGGCTACGGCCTTCCGGTGATGTCGATCGGCTTCCTGATCTCCGCCGACACGGCGATGATCTGGCGAGGCCCGATGGTGCAATCGGCCCTGACCCAGCTCCTGCGCGAGGTCGCCTGGGGCGAGCTCGACGTCTTGATCGTCGACATGCCCCCGGGCACCGGCGACGCGCAGCTAACGCTGGCGCAAGCCACGCCGCTCGCCGGCGCGGTGATCGTCTCGACGCCGCAGGACCTGGCGCTGATCGACGCGCGCCGCGCGGTCACGATGTTCCGCCGGGTCGAGGTGCCGATCCTCGGCGTGGTCGAGAACATGGCGACCTTCGTCTGCCCGCATTGCGGCGGCACCTCGCACATCTTCGGCCATGGCGGCGCCCGCCACGAGGCCGAGACGATGGGCGTGCCGTTCCTCGGCGAGGTCCCGCTCAACATGACGATCCGCGAATCGTCCGACGCCGGCCGCCCGGTCGTGGCGGTCGATCCCGACGGGCCGCAGGCCGCCGCCTACCGGGCGATCGCCTCGGCGCTGTGGGCGAATCTGAGCGGCGGCGCCGGCCCGCGCCCGGCGCCGCGGATCGTGATCGAGTGA
- the hemC gene encoding hydroxymethylbilane synthase, with the protein MARRPLRIGTRGSPMALAQTGMVRDRIAAAHPDLAEPGAMELVVVTTVADKVLDRPLSEIGGKGLFTKELEQALLTDQVDIAVHSMKDVETWLPDGLVIACILERDDPRDAFLSPRANSLATLAPGSRVGTSSLRRGAQVLMHRPDLTIVPLRGNANTRMKRLEEGACDATLLAIAGLERLGLADRAQEILPVSAMLPAVAQGALGIECRAGDTEVIARLQAVACPTTTIAVGAERALLEELDGSCRTPIAALAQIDGDRLTLDGILFLPDGSTHWSTHRTGRVADALAIGREAGAELKAKAGETYRAKLQ; encoded by the coding sequence ATGGCCCGACGTCCCCTGCGCATCGGCACCCGCGGCAGCCCGATGGCGCTCGCCCAGACCGGGATGGTGCGCGACCGCATCGCGGCCGCCCATCCCGACCTCGCCGAGCCCGGCGCGATGGAGCTCGTCGTCGTCACCACGGTGGCCGACAAGGTGCTCGACCGGCCGCTCTCCGAGATCGGCGGCAAGGGGCTGTTCACCAAGGAGCTGGAGCAGGCGCTGCTGACCGATCAGGTCGACATCGCCGTCCACTCGATGAAGGACGTCGAGACCTGGCTGCCGGACGGGCTCGTCATCGCCTGCATCCTGGAGCGGGACGACCCGCGCGACGCCTTCCTGTCGCCGCGGGCAAACAGCCTCGCCACCCTGGCGCCGGGCAGCCGGGTCGGCACCTCTTCCTTACGGCGCGGCGCGCAGGTGCTGATGCACCGGCCCGACTTGACGATCGTGCCCTTGCGCGGCAACGCCAACACCCGGATGAAGCGGCTCGAGGAGGGTGCCTGCGACGCCACCCTGCTCGCCATCGCGGGGCTGGAGCGCCTCGGCCTCGCCGACCGCGCGCAGGAGATCCTGCCGGTGAGCGCGATGCTGCCGGCGGTGGCGCAAGGCGCGCTCGGCATCGAGTGCCGGGCCGGCGACACCGAGGTGATCGCCCGGCTCCAGGCCGTCGCCTGCCCCACGACCACGATCGCGGTGGGAGCCGAGCGGGCGCTGCTGGAAGAACTCGACGGCTCGTGCCGCACCCCGATCGCGGCGCTCGCCCAGATCGACGGCGACCGCCTGACCCTCGACGGAATCCTGTTCCTGCCCGACGGCAGCACCCATTGGTCGACGCACCGCACCGGCCGGGTCGCCGACGCCCTGGCGATCGGGCGCGAGGCGGGGGCCGAGCTGAAGGCGAAAGCCGGCGAGACCTACCGGGCGAAGCTGCAGTAG
- a CDS encoding antibiotic biosynthesis monooxygenase family protein: MVLEIAQIEVKPGHESAFEAGVGQAAELFRRAKGCRGMELQRSVEVPTRYRLMVRWETLENHTVDFRESADFPAWRALVSEHFAAPPQVEHTVLAVQGF; this comes from the coding sequence ATGGTTCTGGAAATCGCGCAGATCGAGGTGAAGCCCGGGCACGAGAGCGCCTTCGAGGCCGGGGTCGGCCAGGCGGCGGAGCTGTTTCGCCGTGCCAAGGGCTGCCGCGGCATGGAGCTGCAGCGCTCGGTCGAGGTCCCGACCCGCTACCGGCTGATGGTGCGCTGGGAGACCCTGGAGAACCACACGGTCGACTTCCGCGAATCGGCGGATTTCCCGGCCTGGCGCGCCCTGGTCTCGGAGCATTTCGCCGCCCCGCCGCAGGTCGAGCACACGGTGCTGGCGGTCCAGGGCTTCTGA
- a CDS encoding iron ABC transporter substrate-binding protein, protein MQPDRRSLLLGSAAFALATTARAADPLRDDAGRALDTLKRPVARVFPAGPPAAILLYTLAPDLLLGWPRAIRPAERPYLLPQAADLPEVGRLTGRGNTANLETVLALKPDLILDVGSTAETYRSLADRVQGQTGIPYALLDGRLASTPATYRSLGRLIGRDAEPLATLAEGILATMRERVATVPEGKRPRVYLARGPRGLETARAGAINVEALTLMGAVDVAGPGGGLAQVSPEDVVAWAPEVIVALDPAFAAAARQDPLWQATPALRANRLHVSPSLPFGWVDFPPSVNRLIGLWWLGKVLYPALFPEDIRGIARDLYRRLYHVTPDDPALDRVLAGAS, encoded by the coding sequence ATGCAACCCGACCGGCGCTCCCTGCTCCTCGGCTCCGCAGCCTTCGCGCTGGCGACCACGGCCCGCGCCGCCGATCCCCTGCGGGACGATGCCGGCCGGGCGCTCGACACCCTGAAGCGTCCCGTCGCCCGGGTGTTCCCCGCCGGGCCCCCGGCGGCGATCCTGCTCTACACCCTGGCGCCCGACCTGCTGCTCGGCTGGCCGCGGGCGATCCGCCCGGCGGAAAGGCCCTACCTGCTGCCGCAGGCCGCCGACCTGCCTGAGGTCGGGCGGCTCACCGGGCGCGGCAACACCGCCAACCTCGAAACGGTGCTGGCGCTCAAGCCCGACCTGATCCTCGATGTCGGCTCCACGGCCGAGACCTACCGTTCGCTGGCCGACCGGGTGCAGGGCCAGACCGGCATTCCCTACGCCCTCCTCGACGGGCGCCTCGCCTCGACGCCCGCCACCTATCGCAGCCTCGGCCGCCTGATCGGGCGCGACGCCGAGCCTCTGGCCACGCTCGCCGAGGGCATCCTGGCGACGATGCGCGAGCGCGTCGCAACGGTGCCGGAGGGCAAGCGCCCCCGGGTCTACCTCGCCCGCGGCCCCCGCGGCCTTGAGACGGCGCGGGCGGGCGCGATCAACGTCGAGGCGCTAACGCTGATGGGCGCCGTCGACGTGGCGGGCCCCGGCGGCGGCCTGGCGCAGGTCTCGCCGGAAGACGTGGTCGCCTGGGCGCCCGAGGTGATCGTCGCCCTCGATCCCGCCTTCGCGGCCGCGGCGCGCCAGGACCCGCTCTGGCAGGCGACGCCGGCCCTTCGCGCCAACCGCCTGCATGTGAGCCCGTCGCTGCCCTTCGGCTGGGTCGATTTCCCGCCCTCGGTCAACCGCCTGATCGGCCTGTGGTGGCTCGGCAAGGTCCTGTATCCTGCGCTCTTCCCGGAGGACATCCGCGGCATCGCCCGCGACCTCTACCGCCGGCTCTACCACGTGACGCCGGATGATCCCGCCCTCGACCGCGTGCTGGCGGGAGCCTCGTGA
- a CDS encoding TOBE domain-containing protein, giving the protein MKISARNQLDGKVVEVKKGATTAHVRVELAGGQVVTAAITNESADELGLAPGKTVKAVIKSSDVMIATD; this is encoded by the coding sequence ATGAAGATCAGCGCACGCAACCAGCTCGACGGCAAGGTCGTCGAGGTCAAGAAGGGCGCCACCACCGCCCATGTCCGGGTCGAGCTCGCCGGCGGGCAGGTCGTCACCGCGGCGATCACCAACGAATCCGCCGACGAGCTGGGCCTGGCGCCCGGCAAGACCGTGAAGGCGGTGATCAAGTCCAGCGACGTGATGATCGCGACGGATTGA
- a CDS encoding peptidylprolyl isomerase, with protein sequence MIRWLAALVLSVAALGFAAPASAAPDQNTVYLDTKDGRITIQLRPDLAPKHVQQIKTLTKRGFYNGIVFHRVIDGFMAQTGDPTGTGMGKSDLPNIPAEFSKAPFKRGTVGMARSQDPNSANSQFFICFGDASFLNNQYTVVGEVTSGMDVVDKIKKGSSAQNGTVQSPDKIVRMSLAQDGQ encoded by the coding sequence ATGATCCGCTGGCTCGCAGCCCTGGTGCTGTCCGTCGCCGCCCTCGGTTTCGCCGCGCCGGCGAGCGCCGCGCCCGACCAGAACACCGTCTATCTCGATACCAAGGACGGCCGGATCACCATCCAGCTGCGTCCCGACCTCGCGCCCAAGCACGTCCAGCAGATCAAGACGCTGACGAAGCGCGGCTTCTACAACGGCATCGTGTTCCACCGCGTCATCGACGGCTTCATGGCCCAGACCGGCGACCCGACCGGCACCGGCATGGGCAAGTCCGACCTGCCGAACATCCCGGCGGAGTTCTCCAAGGCCCCGTTCAAGCGCGGCACCGTCGGCATGGCCCGCTCGCAGGACCCGAACTCGGCCAATTCCCAGTTCTTCATCTGCTTCGGCGACGCCTCGTTCCTCAACAACCAGTACACGGTGGTGGGCGAGGTGACCTCGGGCATGGACGTGGTCGACAAGATCAAGAAGGGCTCCTCGGCCCAGAACGGCACCGTGCAGAGCCCGGACAAGATCGTCCGGATGAGCCTGGCGCAGGACGGCCAGTAA
- a CDS encoding GGDEF domain-containing protein, which translates to MLPRLETDDIYVALVGELSRIGLSTVIMAVTLVGVGLFAAQALDSGILFAAVAAGGLASICKLVIVHRHRRRLACGRLTRAEARAWEWGQILSTAGVASSIGTIVGTVFAQPRIELQMLATGMLFGYCSGVVTHLSVRPVLASGALLLAALPAIASAARAGDMSHDILAAMFGLFLVGALHSVVSAHRTAIRQIRLRLDMAALARSDALTGLANRLGLRRAFAGLPGTGDDSVAVHCFDLDGFKPVNDRYGHAAGDALLQELGARLNRLVAAPALAARIGGDEFVVLQPGMRHRREAEILARRIVHALGAPYDLAGETVSVGLSLGFACAPSCVADLDDLIRKADAASYAVKRRGGGVAASEEGPVAESALP; encoded by the coding sequence ATGCTCCCAAGGCTTGAAACGGACGACATCTACGTTGCCCTGGTCGGCGAGCTCTCGCGGATCGGCCTGTCGACCGTCATCATGGCCGTCACGCTGGTCGGGGTGGGCCTGTTCGCCGCGCAGGCCCTGGACAGCGGCATCCTGTTCGCGGCGGTGGCCGCCGGGGGCCTGGCTTCCATCTGCAAGCTCGTGATCGTCCACCGGCATCGTCGCCGGCTGGCCTGCGGACGGCTCACGCGCGCGGAGGCCCGCGCGTGGGAATGGGGCCAGATCCTGAGCACCGCCGGCGTCGCCTCCTCCATCGGCACGATCGTCGGCACGGTCTTCGCGCAGCCCCGGATCGAGCTCCAGATGCTCGCGACCGGCATGCTGTTCGGCTATTGCTCCGGCGTCGTCACCCACCTCTCCGTCCGGCCCGTGCTGGCGTCCGGCGCGCTGCTGCTGGCGGCCCTGCCGGCGATCGCGTCGGCGGCCCGGGCCGGTGACATGTCCCACGACATCCTGGCGGCGATGTTCGGCCTCTTCCTCGTCGGGGCGCTCCACAGCGTCGTGTCCGCCCACCGGACCGCCATCCGGCAGATCCGCCTGCGCCTCGACATGGCGGCGCTCGCCCGGAGCGACGCCCTGACCGGGCTCGCCAACCGGCTCGGGCTGCGACGGGCCTTCGCCGGCCTGCCGGGAACCGGGGACGACAGCGTGGCGGTCCACTGCTTCGACCTCGACGGCTTCAAGCCCGTCAACGACCGCTACGGCCACGCGGCCGGCGACGCCCTGCTGCAGGAACTCGGTGCGCGGCTGAACCGGCTCGTCGCCGCGCCCGCCCTGGCGGCCCGGATTGGCGGCGACGAGTTCGTGGTGCTCCAGCCCGGCATGCGGCACCGGCGCGAGGCGGAAATCCTGGCGCGCCGCATCGTCCACGCCCTCGGCGCGCCCTACGACCTCGCCGGGGAGACCGTCAGCGTCGGCCTGAGCCTGGGCTTTGCCTGCGCGCCGTCATGCGTGGCGGATCTCGACGACCTGATCCGGAAGGCGGATGCCGCCTCCTACGCGGTGAAGCGGCGCGGTGGCGGCGTCGCCGCGAGCGAGGAGGGCCCGGTCGCCGAATCCGCTCTCCCTTGA
- a CDS encoding ABC transporter ATP-binding protein has product MTLLQADALAFGYPGREIGRDLSVRLSAGEALALLGPNGGGKTTLLKTLLGLLPSLSGTIRIDGRPLGSLSARERAQAMAYVPQAAASAFAFTARAVVLMGRTSRTGLLSAPSRADHAAADAALARMGIAHLAERPVTRLSGGERQLVLVARALAQEPRIVVLDEPTASLDFSNQGRVMAEILRLRADGLGLVFTTHDPNQAARYADRALLLRGGAALAAGPVTEVLDAAALSRLYGAPVEEVRDRESGARAFLPGR; this is encoded by the coding sequence GTGACCCTGCTTCAGGCCGACGCCCTCGCCTTCGGCTATCCCGGCCGGGAGATCGGCCGCGACCTCTCGGTGCGGTTGTCCGCCGGCGAGGCCCTGGCGCTGCTCGGCCCCAATGGCGGCGGCAAGACCACCTTGCTCAAGACCCTGCTCGGCCTACTCCCTTCGTTGAGCGGCACCATCCGGATCGATGGCCGCCCGCTCGGCAGCCTCTCGGCCCGGGAGCGGGCGCAGGCGATGGCCTACGTGCCGCAGGCCGCGGCAAGCGCCTTCGCGTTCACGGCCCGCGCCGTGGTGCTGATGGGACGGACCAGCCGCACCGGGCTCCTCTCCGCCCCCTCCCGGGCCGACCACGCGGCGGCGGACGCGGCGCTCGCCCGGATGGGCATCGCCCATCTCGCCGAGCGGCCGGTGACGCGGCTGTCGGGGGGCGAGCGGCAACTGGTGCTGGTCGCCCGGGCGCTGGCGCAAGAACCCCGGATCGTGGTCCTCGACGAGCCGACCGCCAGCCTCGATTTCAGCAACCAGGGCCGGGTGATGGCCGAGATTCTGCGCCTGCGCGCCGACGGGCTCGGCCTCGTCTTCACCACCCACGATCCCAACCAGGCCGCCCGCTACGCCGACCGGGCGCTGCTCCTGCGCGGCGGCGCGGCCCTCGCCGCCGGCCCGGTGACGGAGGTGCTGGATGCCGCGGCCTTGAGCCGGCTCTACGGCGCGCCGGTCGAGGAGGTGCGGGACAGGGAGAGCGGCGCGCGGGCCTTCCTGCCGGGCAGGTGA
- the mobA gene encoding molybdenum cofactor guanylyltransferase MobA, translated as MSIPPTLGVILAGGLSRRMGGGDKPLLRLGDRTLLERVAERLRPQCSAGLILNANGDAGRFRAFTGFVVPDSLPDAPGPLAGVLAALDFCASHHPDVPYVASVAGDTPFLPHDFVARLHAARARDGVEMAVAASGGQLHFVNGLWAVGLRHDLRAALVERGLRRVGMWIARHNAAEAAWETEPVDPFLNLNTPEDVFAAERLLADEGRTLLH; from the coding sequence GTGAGTATTCCTCCGACCCTCGGGGTGATTCTGGCCGGCGGGCTCTCCCGCCGGATGGGCGGCGGCGACAAGCCGCTGCTGCGGCTCGGCGACCGGACCCTGCTCGAACGGGTGGCGGAGCGCTTGCGCCCGCAATGCTCCGCCGGGCTGATCCTCAACGCCAACGGCGATGCCGGCCGCTTCCGCGCCTTCACGGGCTTCGTGGTGCCGGATTCGCTGCCCGATGCGCCGGGGCCCCTCGCCGGCGTGCTCGCCGCCCTCGATTTCTGCGCGAGCCACCATCCTGACGTTCCTTACGTCGCGAGCGTGGCCGGCGACACGCCGTTCCTGCCGCACGACTTCGTCGCCCGGCTCCACGCGGCGCGGGCTCGCGACGGCGTCGAGATGGCGGTCGCGGCCTCGGGCGGGCAGCTGCATTTCGTGAACGGGCTCTGGGCGGTGGGCTTGCGCCACGACCTGCGGGCGGCCCTCGTCGAGCGGGGCTTAAGGCGGGTGGGGATGTGGATCGCCCGGCACAACGCGGCGGAGGCGGCGTGGGAGACGGAGCCGGTGGACCCGTTCCTGAACCTCAATACGCCGGAGGATGTGTTCGCGGCGGAGCGGCTGCTGGCGGACGAGGGCCGCACGCTTCTTCATTGA
- a CDS encoding FecCD family ABC transporter permease has protein sequence MSGLALTGARAIRLGGPWLALLALGLAASLAFGVGRYPVSLLDVARVLLGRLTGHASDVAPAVEAVVLQIRGPRIAAAILIGAALSVAGTAFQGLFRNPLVSPDILGASSGAALGAVVGIWLSLGVLAIEGLAFAGGLIAVACVYALGAALSGRDPVLVLVLAGVVIGSLLGAGVGLIKYLADPYNQLPAMTFWLLGSLSGTHPSDLLSLAGPVVLGTGLLLALRWRLDVLSLPDEEARSLGLATGPLRVAVVAAATLVTAASVATAGIVGWVGLVVPHLARFLVGPGFGRLIPTAALLGAGTLLTIDTLARTVAPVEVPLGILTAVVGTPVFLWLLARAERDWS, from the coding sequence GTGAGCGGCCTCGCGCTGACAGGCGCCCGGGCGATCCGGCTCGGCGGACCCTGGCTCGCGCTCCTCGCCCTGGGGCTCGCCGCGTCCCTCGCCTTCGGGGTCGGGCGCTATCCGGTCTCGCTCCTCGACGTCGCCCGGGTGCTCCTCGGCCGCCTCACCGGCCACGCCTCGGACGTGGCACCGGCCGTCGAGGCGGTGGTGCTGCAGATCCGCGGGCCCCGCATCGCCGCCGCGATCCTGATCGGTGCCGCCCTCTCGGTCGCCGGCACCGCCTTCCAGGGCCTCTTCCGCAATCCCCTGGTCTCGCCCGACATCCTCGGCGCCTCCTCGGGCGCGGCGCTCGGCGCGGTCGTCGGCATCTGGCTCTCGCTCGGCGTGCTGGCGATCGAGGGTCTGGCCTTCGCGGGCGGGCTGATCGCGGTCGCCTGCGTCTACGCGCTCGGCGCCGCCCTGTCGGGGCGCGATCCGGTCCTGGTGCTGGTGCTGGCCGGCGTCGTCATCGGCTCGCTCCTCGGGGCCGGCGTCGGGCTGATCAAGTACCTGGCGGACCCCTACAACCAGCTCCCGGCGATGACCTTCTGGCTCTTGGGCAGCCTGTCGGGCACGCATCCCTCCGATCTCCTGTCGCTCGCCGGTCCGGTGGTTCTCGGCACCGGGCTCCTCCTCGCCTTGCGCTGGCGCCTCGACGTCTTGTCCCTGCCGGACGAGGAGGCGCGCTCGCTCGGTCTCGCCACCGGCCCCCTGCGGGTCGCGGTGGTGGCCGCCGCCACCCTGGTCACGGCGGCGAGCGTGGCGACGGCGGGCATCGTCGGCTGGGTCGGGCTGGTGGTGCCGCATCTCGCCCGCTTCCTCGTCGGCCCCGGCTTCGGCCGGCTGATCCCGACCGCGGCCCTGCTGGGCGCCGGCACGCTGCTGACCATCGACACGCTGGCCCGCACCGTGGCGCCGGTCGAGGTGCCGCTCGGCATCCTCACCGCCGTCGTGGGCACGCCGGTCTTCCTGTGGCTGCTCGCCCGGGCGGAGCGCGACTGGTCGTGA
- a CDS encoding peptidylprolyl isomerase, whose protein sequence is MTDSNRLVMETSKGRVVIQLRPDLAPNHVERITTLSEQGFYDGVPFHRVIDGFMAQTGDPTGTGTGGSELPDLKAEFNAEPHVRGTCSMARTNFPHSANSQFFICFSDARFLDKQYTVWGKVVEGMDVIDQIKRGEPVRDPDTIKSMRLEA, encoded by the coding sequence ATGACCGACAGCAACCGACTCGTGATGGAGACCAGCAAGGGCCGCGTGGTCATCCAGCTGCGCCCCGACCTCGCCCCCAACCACGTCGAGCGGATCACGACCCTCTCGGAGCAGGGCTTCTACGACGGCGTGCCGTTCCACCGCGTGATCGACGGCTTCATGGCCCAGACCGGCGACCCGACCGGCACCGGCACCGGCGGTTCCGAGCTGCCCGACCTGAAGGCCGAGTTCAATGCCGAGCCGCACGTGCGCGGCACCTGCTCGATGGCCCGCACCAACTTCCCGCACTCGGCCAACTCGCAGTTCTTCATCTGCTTCTCCGACGCCCGCTTCCTCGACAAGCAGTACACCGTGTGGGGCAAGGTGGTCGAAGGCATGGACGTGATCGACCAGATCAAGCGCGGCGAGCCCGTGCGCGATCCCGACACCATCAAGTCGATGCGTCTCGAGGCCTAA